From the Halorussus salinus genome, the window ACGCCGTGTAACGATGGATTTCCCGTTTGAGGTCGGCTCTTTCCGGACCGTTCCCGCTCCGTTCGGACCGTTTTATTCGCCTTCCGGCCGACGATAGCGCCGAACGGTTTCGGGACGGCTTCACGCTTTTAGCCTCCCGTGTCGTACCCCGGTTCGTGTCCGATACCGTCCCCCGTGGCATCGTGACGCGACGACGGAACGCCGCGCTCACGTGGACCGCAGTGGCGGCCGTCGTAGCGAGTTCCGCGGCGAGCGCGAGCGGCGGCGACCTCCTGTGGGCGGGTCTCGGTCTCGCCGCGGTCGGGGTCGCGGTCGTCCCGGTGGCCGCCTACCGCGACTGGTCGGCGACGCTCCCGTGGGAGGTCGTGGCGTTCCTCGCGGTCCCGTACGCGCTCCAGTCGCTGGACCTCCTGCTTCCGCGGTCGGTCGCGGCGTTTCTGGTCGTCCCGGCGCTCGCGCTCGCGCTCGCCGTGGAGTTCGACGCGTTCACCTCGGTCGAGATGTCGGCGTCGTTCGCGGTGCTGTTCGTCGTGACCGCGACGATGGCCGCCGCGGGCGCGTGGGCACTCGTCCAGTGGGTGATGGACCTCGCGCTCGGGACCCAGAACCTCCGCGGGCTGTCGGCGGTGATGTGGTCGCTGACCGCCGCGGCCGGGGCTGGCGTGGTCGCGGGCCTGCTGTTCGCGGGCTACTTCCGGCGCGTGGACCGCGAGCGACTGGGGTTCTGGACCGCGAGCGCGTCCGGGCCGTCGGTCGCCGACCGGTCGCGGTCCGCGACCGGTCCGGCTTCGTTGGCTTCGGACTCGTCGGCTTCGTCCGTCTCGAACTCGTCCGCTCCCGGCGACGACTGGCTTCACCTCTCTCCGCGTCGGCGGAGACAGGTCGTCCGGGGGCTTCAGCTCGCGCTGGTGGGTCTCCTCGGGGTCGGCCTCTATCGGCTGGATGTCGGCGTCGTCGTCAACGTCGCCGTCGCGCTCGCGGTGATGGAACTCCCCGCCCTCCTCGAACGCGACTACGGCCTGCCCATCGACACGCGGTTGACCCTCTGGATAGTGATTCCCGTCTTCCTCCACGCTATCGGGTCGTTCGGTCTCTACGGCGTGATTGGACTGTGGGACAACCTCACCCACACGCTCTCGTCGTCGCTGGTCGCGGCCGCCGGGTACGCGACCGTCCGGGCGTTCGACGTTCACGACGACGACGTGGTTCTGCCCCGGAAGTTCGTCGCGGTGTACATCCTGATATTCACGCTCGCGTTCGGCGTTCTGTGGGAGATTCTGGAGTTCGGTCTCGACGGACTGTCGTCGTGGACCGGCACCGACAGCGTCCTCGCACAGGTGAGTCTGGCGAACACGATGTCCGACATCTTCTTCGACCTCCTCGGCGGGGTGCTTGTCGCGATTTGGGGCGCGGCGTACCTCGCGGGGGTCTCGCGGTCGCTGGCCGACAAACTCGCCGCGGGAGAAAAGTCGGATTGACCGCCCACGTCTTCGGCGTCGGTTCGTCTCTCGCTCGTCTCTCGCTCGCGTCGTCCCGCCTTTCCCGTCGCTACTCCCCTTCCGCTTCGTCGTCGGGCAGGTCGCTCAGACTCGGTACGTCGGCGGGGGTGTCGAAGTCGTGGAAGTGTTCGCCCTTCTCGTTGCTCAGGATGTCGAGAGCGGCCGCGCCGCCGTCGCCCGCGGAGATGACCGCCTGCCACTCTTGGTTGCGAATCATCGCGCCGGTGGCGTAAACGTCCTCGACGCTGGTCTGCATCGAGAGGTCCACCTCCACGAGACCGTCGTCGTCCACCTCACAGCCGAGCGATTCGGGGAGTTCCGTGTCGGTCCCGGTGGCGAAGACGACGTACTCGGCGTCGTAGTCGCCCTCGTCGGTCGTGAGGCTGAAGCCGTCGCCGGTCTCCTCGACGCCCGTGACCTCCTCGCCCATCCGGAGGTCCACGCCGCGGTCGGTCGCCTGCCCGCGGGCGATAGTCATGAACTCCTCGCCGTCGATTGACCGGATGCCGAGGTAGTTGAACAGGTGGGCCTTGTGCATCCACGTCTCGTCGGTGTCGAAGACGACCGTTTCGAGTCCGTTCTTCGCCGTGAACAGTCCGGCGCTCAGTCCAGCCGGTCCGCCGCCGACGATGGCTACCGTAGACATATCTTCCCCCACGACGCTACGAAACGTAAACGTTGGTCCTGCGGTGAGTTCGGCCGGTGGCCGAGGAGTCCGCCCGGTTCGACCGCGCCGAGGAGCCTACTCGCCCAGTTCGACCGCGCCGAGGCTGGCGAGCGCGTAGCCGACGAAAAGGACCGCCCGGTTCGGCGTCGCGAAACACCGGTGGTTCGACCCGTCGGTGTGTTCGCCGAACGAGAGGGTGTTGCTCGCCCAGTCGTAGGTCGCGCCGTAGTCCGCGCTCGGCGGGTACTCGACGCCGTAACACCCCATCGACCCGCCGGTGACGCCGAACGCGAAGGCGAAGACGCCGACGGCGAGGCCGAGGGGCGCGAGTCGCCGTCGTCCGTCGAACCACCACGCGGCCGCGAGCGCGCCGGTCGCGGTGACGGCGACCAGCAGATTCAGGAGACTCCACCCCGCGAATCGCTCGACGCCGAAGTCGAGGTACGCGACGCCGACGAGGAGAACCGCCATGACGCCGAACGAGACGGGAACGCGCCGAATGTCGGAGGGCATATCGGGAGCGTCGAAGCCCGGCCTCAAGAAAGTCCGGGCACGGCTTCGGTCGAATCGCTCAGAAGTCGTCCAGTCGCGTCTGGTCGCCTCACAGCGGCCGGGCGTCGTAGTCGTACGTCGTCGCGAGATGGTCGGCGAACTCCTCGGCCGTCGCCGTCGTCGCTCGGCGTCACCCCGGTGTTTCCGCTGTTTCTCTCCCGCGCACCACACCGTCGCTTCCGCTGTCCGTCACACCGACCTTTCCGCTGTCTATCACACCGGTCTTTCCGCTGTCTATCACACCGGTCTTTCCGCTGTCCCGGCCGGTGCCTGCATGCGATTCGTCGGCTTCGTCACACCGGAATTTCCGCTGTCTTGCGCGGCGAACTGGTCGCGTCGCGTGTCCCGACGGGTCGCCGCGTGGTCGTCGGCCACGGGCGTCCCGCGGGCGACTCGCTTTTCTTCGTCGCTCCCGTCTCTCTCGACGTGATTCGACTCTCGATTCGGCGGTGTCCGAACTGCTGGTACGTCGGTCCGACCAGAAAGTTCGTCTCCGAGGAGGGCGCGCGCTTTCGGTGTCCCCGGTGCGACACCGAAATCGAGGCTTCGGACCCGCGACTCGCCTGACGCCCCGAGCGACGCGCTTTGTGTCGCGGAGCGGCGGGCGCTCCTCGGGTCACGTCCGCGCCGCGGGGCGTCCCCGACGCCCCACGTCACACCGGCGTTTCCGCTGTCGCTCACGCGCCGACGAGCGGTCGGGTCGCGTTCGCCGCGGAGTCGTTTCCGGCGGTCCCGTTTCCGCCCGTGGCGTTCGCCGCGACGAACCGAATCGGTGCCGTCGCGTTGCTGTCGAACGCCTGCACCGAGTGGGTGTAGGTGCCCGGCGAGTCGGGCAACGTCGCCGACGAGACTTGGAACGTCACGTTCGTCGAGGCGTTCGGCGCGAGTCGGACGACCTGTCGGCCGAGGCTCACGTCGCCGAACTCGTAGCGCACGATTTCGGTGCCGTTCTGCCCGCCGGGGTTGGTGACGCGCGCGCTCACGGTGTACTGCTCGCCCACCGGGACGGTCTCCGGCCCGGTGAAGTTCGTCACCGTGAAACTGCTCCGGTCCGCGCCCGGTTCGGTCGTCTCGTTCGCCTCGGTCTGCGCTGGCGCGGCCCCGAGGACTCCTCGGAGGACGGCGGTGCCGGGCCGGTATTCGAGCGACCCGACCGCGACGCGACCGACCGAGACGGCGTACTGCGCGCCCTCGAATCCCGACGCGCCGCTCGCGAGTCGCCGGACGAACCGCTCGCCGACGGCGACCCGGAGGTTCGTGACGCTCGCGTCCTCGTCGGGGTTCTGGCTCGTCAGCGTCTTGACGAAAAGCGAGCCGGTTCCCCGCCTGACCGTCAGGAGGGCCT encodes:
- a CDS encoding CARDB domain-containing protein, whose amino-acid sequence is MNVPKAGRLRVVLCVLGLVVASGGAGAVLADTGAKRVADGGAGAASAAHGSAAGAAALAQADGAQNDSGNESRRSVLVRSAAVTVGDTRVGVEEALLTVRRGTGSLFVKTLTSQNPDEDASVTNLRVAVGERFVRRLASGASGFEGAQYAVSVGRVAVGSLEYRPGTAVLRGVLGAAPAQTEANETTEPGADRSSFTVTNFTGPETVPVGEQYTVSARVTNPGGQNGTEIVRYEFGDVSLGRQVVRLAPNASTNVTFQVSSATLPDSPGTYTHSVQAFDSNATAPIRFVAANATGGNGTAGNDSAANATRPLVGA
- a CDS encoding NAD(P)/FAD-dependent oxidoreductase; the encoded protein is MSTVAIVGGGPAGLSAGLFTAKNGLETVVFDTDETWMHKAHLFNYLGIRSIDGEEFMTIARGQATDRGVDLRMGEEVTGVEETGDGFSLTTDEGDYDAEYVVFATGTDTELPESLGCEVDDDGLVEVDLSMQTSVEDVYATGAMIRNQEWQAVISAGDGGAAALDILSNEKGEHFHDFDTPADVPSLSDLPDDEAEGE